The proteins below are encoded in one region of Maribacter aestuarii:
- a CDS encoding acyltransferase family protein, which produces MKDRIISVDIFRGATIILMVLVNTPGTWSNVYAPFLHAPWHGYTPTDLVFPFFLFIVGTSIVFSYQNKTVNAGVYKKITIRTLKLIGLGLFLGAFTVSLPFIKDWADIRFPGVLQRIGVVFFFAAIMFINFKWRTLIIITAILLIGYWLLMTLVPVNGMESTLDRAPNNLANWLDVQVFGTHNYKADYDPEGLLSTIPSIASSLLGIFTGLILASKQEKKATLLMGIGGSLLIIGHLWDIIFPINKALWTSSFVLVTAGWANLVLALIYYLTDVKKIEFGSIFRYIGANAIIVYFLSSFIAKVMGQIEVGDTSLHGWLFRKIYVHDFMSMEMSSLLYALSVVTFYCFLAYFLYQRKIFIKV; this is translated from the coding sequence ATGAAGGATAGAATTATATCGGTGGATATTTTTAGGGGTGCTACCATCATCTTAATGGTTCTGGTAAATACGCCCGGAACCTGGTCCAACGTGTATGCGCCATTTTTGCACGCACCATGGCATGGGTATACCCCGACCGATCTGGTATTTCCTTTCTTCTTGTTCATAGTGGGCACGTCCATTGTTTTCTCGTATCAAAACAAAACGGTGAATGCGGGGGTCTATAAAAAAATTACGATCCGGACCTTAAAGCTCATAGGTCTGGGTCTTTTTCTGGGAGCGTTTACCGTAAGCCTACCTTTTATTAAGGACTGGGCAGATATTCGTTTTCCAGGGGTACTGCAGCGTATAGGGGTGGTGTTCTTTTTTGCTGCCATTATGTTCATCAATTTCAAATGGAGAACACTTATAATCATTACGGCCATCTTGTTAATCGGTTATTGGTTGTTGATGACCTTGGTTCCGGTGAACGGCATGGAATCTACCTTGGACCGAGCACCGAACAATTTGGCGAATTGGTTGGATGTACAAGTCTTTGGTACTCATAACTATAAAGCGGATTACGACCCAGAGGGATTGTTAAGCACCATCCCCTCCATTGCCAGTTCTTTACTGGGCATCTTCACCGGGTTGATTTTGGCATCCAAGCAAGAGAAAAAAGCGACCCTTTTGATGGGTATCGGAGGCAGCCTGTTGATCATAGGTCATTTGTGGGACATCATTTTCCCCATAAACAAAGCGCTATGGACTAGCAGTTTTGTGCTGGTCACGGCGGGGTGGGCAAATTTGGTATTGGCCCTCATTTATTATCTAACGGACGTTAAAAAAATAGAGTTCGGTAGCATCTTCCGATACATTGGGGCGAACGCCATTATCGTTTATTTCCTCTCCAGCTTTATTGCGAAAGTGATGGGACAGATAGAAGTGGGCGACACCTCATTACATGGTTGGCTCTTTCGAAAAATTTATGTTCACGATTTCATGTCCATGGAAATGTCATCGTTGTTGTATGCCTTGTCCGTGGTCACCTTTTACTGTTTCTTGGCATATTTCTTGTACCAAAGAAAGATATTCATAAAGGTATAA